Proteins encoded together in one Phyllostomus discolor isolate MPI-MPIP mPhyDis1 chromosome 6, mPhyDis1.pri.v3, whole genome shotgun sequence window:
- the TMEM25 gene encoding transmembrane protein 25 isoform X3, with product MSLPPRPVTILHTLLLLPALLSSGWGELAPQINGQTWAKLALRENERYPFTCRVTGGSGIPQLSWYLDGQLQEASTSRLLTVGREAFSGGTSTFTVTAHRAQHELNCSLQDPSNGRSANASIILNVQFKPEIAQVGAKYQEAQGQGLLVVLFALVRANPPANVTWIDQDGLVTVNTSDFLVLEAQNYHWLTNHTIQLQLRSLAYNLSVVATNDVGVTSASLPAQGLLATQVEVPLLGIIVAGGLSLGTLVAFSTLVACLVYRKEKKTKGPSRRASLISRDSNNLKVNNVHLLRENLSLPCNLQLNDLTPDSRAGKPADQQMAWKNSRPELPDSEPGGLLTSQGFIRLPMLGYIYRVSSVSSDEIWL from the exons ATGTCGCTGCCTCCACGCCCAGTTACCATCCTACATACACTGCTGCTCCTGCCAGCCCTTTTGAGCTCAG GTTGGGGAGAGTTGGCGCCACAGATCAATGGTCAGACCTGGGCCAAGCTGGCACTTCGGGAGAATGAACGCTATCCCTTCACCTGCCGAGTGACAGGAGGGTCTGGCATCCCCCAGTTGTCCTGGTACCTGGATGGACAGCTGCAGGAGGCCAGCACCTCAAGGCTGCTGACTGTGGGTAGGGAGGCCTTCTCTGGAGGCACCAGCACCTTCACTGTCACAGCCCACCGGGCCCAGCATGAGCTCAATTGCTCCCTACAGGACCCCAGCAATGGTCGGTCAGCCAACGCCTCCATCATCCTCAACGTGCAAT TTAAGCCGGAGATTGCCCAGGTCGGTGCCAAGTACCAGGAAGCTCAGGGCCAGGGCCTCCTGGTGGTTCTTTTTGCCCTGGTACGTGCCAACCCACCTGCCAATGTGACCTGGATCGACCAGGATGGGCTGGTGACTGTCAACACCTCAGACTTCCTGGTGCTGGAAGCCCAGAATTACCACTGGCTCACCAACCACACTATACAGCTGCAGCTTCGCAGCCTGGCATACAACCTCTCTGTGGTAGCCACCAATGATGTGGGTGTCACCAGTGCTTCACTTCCGGCCCAAG GACTCCTGGCCACTCAGGTGGAAGTGCCACTGCTGGGCATCATTGTGGCTGGAGGGCTATCCCTGGGCACCCTGGTGGCATTCAGCACCTTGGTGGCCTGCCTGGtctacaggaaagaaaagaagaccaaAG GCCCCTCCCGACGTGCATCTCTGATCTCTCG TGACTCCAACAACCTGAAAGTCAACAATGTGCATCTGCTGCGGGAGAACCTGTCCCTTCCATGTAACCTTCAGCTCAATGACCTCACTCCAGATTCCAGAG CAGGGAAACCAGCAGACCAGCAGATGGCTTGGAAAAACAGCCGACCAGAGCTTCCGGATTCAGAGCCTGGTGGCCTCCTCACCAGCCAAG GTTTCATCCGTCTACCAATGCTGGGCTACATCTATCGAGTGTCCAGTGTGAGCAGCGATGAGATCTGGCTCTGA
- the TMEM25 gene encoding transmembrane protein 25 isoform X2 produces MSLPPRPVTILHTLLLLPALLSSGTWPLPGQHPSSSLGQALLGSCLLLSPPFVLGWGELAPQINGQTWAKLALRENERYPFTCRVTGGSGIPQLSWYLDGQLQEASTSRLLTVGREAFSGGTSTFTVTAHRAQHELNCSLQDPSNGRSANASIILNVQFKPEIAQVGAKYQEAQGQGLLVVLFALVRANPPANVTWIDQDGLVTVNTSDFLVLEAQNYHWLTNHTIQLQLRSLAYNLSVVATNDVGVTSASLPAQGLLATQVEVPLLGIIVAGGLSLGTLVAFSTLVACLVYRKEKKTKGPSRRASLISRDSNNLKVNNVHLLRENLSLPCNLQLNDLTPDSRGKPADQQMAWKNSRPELPDSEPGGLLTSQGFIRLPMLGYIYRVSSVSSDEIWL; encoded by the exons ATGTCGCTGCCTCCACGCCCAGTTACCATCCTACATACACTGCTGCTCCTGCCAGCCCTTTTGAGCTCAGGTACTTGGCCCTTACCTGGGCAGCACCCCTCTTCATCCCTTGGTCAAGCACTTTTGGGATCatgtctcctcctctctcctcccttcgtTTTGG GTTGGGGAGAGTTGGCGCCACAGATCAATGGTCAGACCTGGGCCAAGCTGGCACTTCGGGAGAATGAACGCTATCCCTTCACCTGCCGAGTGACAGGAGGGTCTGGCATCCCCCAGTTGTCCTGGTACCTGGATGGACAGCTGCAGGAGGCCAGCACCTCAAGGCTGCTGACTGTGGGTAGGGAGGCCTTCTCTGGAGGCACCAGCACCTTCACTGTCACAGCCCACCGGGCCCAGCATGAGCTCAATTGCTCCCTACAGGACCCCAGCAATGGTCGGTCAGCCAACGCCTCCATCATCCTCAACGTGCAAT TTAAGCCGGAGATTGCCCAGGTCGGTGCCAAGTACCAGGAAGCTCAGGGCCAGGGCCTCCTGGTGGTTCTTTTTGCCCTGGTACGTGCCAACCCACCTGCCAATGTGACCTGGATCGACCAGGATGGGCTGGTGACTGTCAACACCTCAGACTTCCTGGTGCTGGAAGCCCAGAATTACCACTGGCTCACCAACCACACTATACAGCTGCAGCTTCGCAGCCTGGCATACAACCTCTCTGTGGTAGCCACCAATGATGTGGGTGTCACCAGTGCTTCACTTCCGGCCCAAG GACTCCTGGCCACTCAGGTGGAAGTGCCACTGCTGGGCATCATTGTGGCTGGAGGGCTATCCCTGGGCACCCTGGTGGCATTCAGCACCTTGGTGGCCTGCCTGGtctacaggaaagaaaagaagaccaaAG GCCCCTCCCGACGTGCATCTCTGATCTCTCG TGACTCCAACAACCTGAAAGTCAACAATGTGCATCTGCTGCGGGAGAACCTGTCCCTTCCATGTAACCTTCAGCTCAATGACCTCACTCCAGATTCCAGAG GGAAACCAGCAGACCAGCAGATGGCTTGGAAAAACAGCCGACCAGAGCTTCCGGATTCAGAGCCTGGTGGCCTCCTCACCAGCCAAG GTTTCATCCGTCTACCAATGCTGGGCTACATCTATCGAGTGTCCAGTGTGAGCAGCGATGAGATCTGGCTCTGA
- the TMEM25 gene encoding transmembrane protein 25 isoform X8 yields MSLPPRPVTILHTLLLLPALLSSGTWPLPGQHPSSSLGQALLGSCLLLSPPFVLGWGELAPQINGQTWAKLALRENERYPFTCRVTGGSGIPQLSWYLDGQLQEASTSRLLTVGREAFSGGTSTFTVTAHRAQHELNCSLQDPSNGRSANASIILNVQFKPEIAQVGAKYQEAQGQGLLVVLFALVRANPPANVTWIDQDGLVTVNTSDFLVLEAQNYHWLTNHTIQLQLRSLAYNLSVVATNDVGVTSASLPAQGLLATQVEVPLLGIIVAGGLSLGTLVAFSTLVACLVYRKEKKTKVTPTT; encoded by the exons ATGTCGCTGCCTCCACGCCCAGTTACCATCCTACATACACTGCTGCTCCTGCCAGCCCTTTTGAGCTCAGGTACTTGGCCCTTACCTGGGCAGCACCCCTCTTCATCCCTTGGTCAAGCACTTTTGGGATCatgtctcctcctctctcctcccttcgtTTTGG GTTGGGGAGAGTTGGCGCCACAGATCAATGGTCAGACCTGGGCCAAGCTGGCACTTCGGGAGAATGAACGCTATCCCTTCACCTGCCGAGTGACAGGAGGGTCTGGCATCCCCCAGTTGTCCTGGTACCTGGATGGACAGCTGCAGGAGGCCAGCACCTCAAGGCTGCTGACTGTGGGTAGGGAGGCCTTCTCTGGAGGCACCAGCACCTTCACTGTCACAGCCCACCGGGCCCAGCATGAGCTCAATTGCTCCCTACAGGACCCCAGCAATGGTCGGTCAGCCAACGCCTCCATCATCCTCAACGTGCAAT TTAAGCCGGAGATTGCCCAGGTCGGTGCCAAGTACCAGGAAGCTCAGGGCCAGGGCCTCCTGGTGGTTCTTTTTGCCCTGGTACGTGCCAACCCACCTGCCAATGTGACCTGGATCGACCAGGATGGGCTGGTGACTGTCAACACCTCAGACTTCCTGGTGCTGGAAGCCCAGAATTACCACTGGCTCACCAACCACACTATACAGCTGCAGCTTCGCAGCCTGGCATACAACCTCTCTGTGGTAGCCACCAATGATGTGGGTGTCACCAGTGCTTCACTTCCGGCCCAAG GACTCCTGGCCACTCAGGTGGAAGTGCCACTGCTGGGCATCATTGTGGCTGGAGGGCTATCCCTGGGCACCCTGGTGGCATTCAGCACCTTGGTGGCCTGCCTGGtctacaggaaagaaaagaagaccaaAG TGACTCCAACAACCTGA
- the TMEM25 gene encoding transmembrane protein 25 isoform X4, whose amino-acid sequence MSLPPRPVTILHTLLLLPALLSSGWGELAPQINGQTWAKLALRENERYPFTCRVTGGSGIPQLSWYLDGQLQEASTSRLLTVGREAFSGGTSTFTVTAHRAQHELNCSLQDPSNGRSANASIILNVQFKPEIAQVGAKYQEAQGQGLLVVLFALVRANPPANVTWIDQDGLVTVNTSDFLVLEAQNYHWLTNHTIQLQLRSLAYNLSVVATNDVGVTSASLPAQGLLATQVEVPLLGIIVAGGLSLGTLVAFSTLVACLVYRKEKKTKGPSRRASLISRDSNNLKVNNVHLLRENLSLPCNLQLNDLTPDSRGKPADQQMAWKNSRPELPDSEPGGLLTSQGFIRLPMLGYIYRVSSVSSDEIWL is encoded by the exons ATGTCGCTGCCTCCACGCCCAGTTACCATCCTACATACACTGCTGCTCCTGCCAGCCCTTTTGAGCTCAG GTTGGGGAGAGTTGGCGCCACAGATCAATGGTCAGACCTGGGCCAAGCTGGCACTTCGGGAGAATGAACGCTATCCCTTCACCTGCCGAGTGACAGGAGGGTCTGGCATCCCCCAGTTGTCCTGGTACCTGGATGGACAGCTGCAGGAGGCCAGCACCTCAAGGCTGCTGACTGTGGGTAGGGAGGCCTTCTCTGGAGGCACCAGCACCTTCACTGTCACAGCCCACCGGGCCCAGCATGAGCTCAATTGCTCCCTACAGGACCCCAGCAATGGTCGGTCAGCCAACGCCTCCATCATCCTCAACGTGCAAT TTAAGCCGGAGATTGCCCAGGTCGGTGCCAAGTACCAGGAAGCTCAGGGCCAGGGCCTCCTGGTGGTTCTTTTTGCCCTGGTACGTGCCAACCCACCTGCCAATGTGACCTGGATCGACCAGGATGGGCTGGTGACTGTCAACACCTCAGACTTCCTGGTGCTGGAAGCCCAGAATTACCACTGGCTCACCAACCACACTATACAGCTGCAGCTTCGCAGCCTGGCATACAACCTCTCTGTGGTAGCCACCAATGATGTGGGTGTCACCAGTGCTTCACTTCCGGCCCAAG GACTCCTGGCCACTCAGGTGGAAGTGCCACTGCTGGGCATCATTGTGGCTGGAGGGCTATCCCTGGGCACCCTGGTGGCATTCAGCACCTTGGTGGCCTGCCTGGtctacaggaaagaaaagaagaccaaAG GCCCCTCCCGACGTGCATCTCTGATCTCTCG TGACTCCAACAACCTGAAAGTCAACAATGTGCATCTGCTGCGGGAGAACCTGTCCCTTCCATGTAACCTTCAGCTCAATGACCTCACTCCAGATTCCAGAG GGAAACCAGCAGACCAGCAGATGGCTTGGAAAAACAGCCGACCAGAGCTTCCGGATTCAGAGCCTGGTGGCCTCCTCACCAGCCAAG GTTTCATCCGTCTACCAATGCTGGGCTACATCTATCGAGTGTCCAGTGTGAGCAGCGATGAGATCTGGCTCTGA
- the TTC36 gene encoding tetratricopeptide repeat protein 36, translating into MGTLNDQAVLQAIFNPNTPFGDIVGLDLGGEAEKEVEDGVFPQAQLEQSKALELQGVIAAESGDLSTALERFGQAINLLPERASAYNNRAQARRLQGDVRGALEDLELALTLSGGQGHAARQSFVQRGLLARLQDRNDDARRDFEQAARLGSPFAQRQLVLLNPYAALCNRMLADMMGQLHGPSDRR; encoded by the exons ATGGGGACTCTAAATGATCAGGCAGTATTACAGGCCATCTTCAACCCCAACACCCCATTTGGAGACATTGTTGGGTTGGACCTGGGAGGCGAAGCTGAGAAAGAAGTAGAAG ATGGAGTTTTCCCTCAAGCACAGTTGGAGCAGTCCAAGGCCCTGGAGCTGCAGGGAGTGATAGCAGCTGAGTCCGGTGACCTTAGCACAGCCCTGGAGAGGTTTGGCCAAGCCATCAACCTGCTGCCTGAGAGGGCATCAGCCTACAACAATCGAGCCCAGGCCCGGCGACTCCAGGGAGATGTGAGAG GAGCCCTGGAGGACCTGGAGCTTGCCTTGACGCTGAGCGGCGGGCAGGGTCACGCCGCCCGCCAGAGCTTTGTGCAGCGGGGGCTACTAGCGCGGCTGCAGGACCGGAACGATGACGCCCGCAGGGACTTCGAGCAAGCAGCGCGGCTGGGCAGCCCCTTTGCACAGCGCCAGCTAGTATTGCTCAACCCATATGCAGCGCTGTGCAATCGCATGCTGGCCGACATGATGGGGCAGCTGCACGGTCCCAGCGACCGACGCTGA
- the TMEM25 gene encoding transmembrane protein 25 isoform X6, translating to MSLPPRPVTILHTLLLLPALLSSGTWPLPGQHPSSSLGQALLGSCLLLSPPFVLGWGELAPQINGQTWAKLALRENERYPFTCRVTGGSGIPQLSWYLDGQLQEASTSRLLTVGREAFSGGTSTFTVTAHRAQHELNCSLQDPSNGRSANASIILNVQFKPEIAQVGAKYQEAQGQGLLVVLFALVRANPPANVTWIDQDGLVTVNTSDFLVLEAQNYHWLTNHTIQLQLRSLAYNLSVVATNDVGVTSASLPAQGPSRRASLISRDSNNLKVNNVHLLRENLSLPCNLQLNDLTPDSRGKPADQQMAWKNSRPELPDSEPGGLLTSQGFIRLPMLGYIYRVSSVSSDEIWL from the exons ATGTCGCTGCCTCCACGCCCAGTTACCATCCTACATACACTGCTGCTCCTGCCAGCCCTTTTGAGCTCAGGTACTTGGCCCTTACCTGGGCAGCACCCCTCTTCATCCCTTGGTCAAGCACTTTTGGGATCatgtctcctcctctctcctcccttcgtTTTGG GTTGGGGAGAGTTGGCGCCACAGATCAATGGTCAGACCTGGGCCAAGCTGGCACTTCGGGAGAATGAACGCTATCCCTTCACCTGCCGAGTGACAGGAGGGTCTGGCATCCCCCAGTTGTCCTGGTACCTGGATGGACAGCTGCAGGAGGCCAGCACCTCAAGGCTGCTGACTGTGGGTAGGGAGGCCTTCTCTGGAGGCACCAGCACCTTCACTGTCACAGCCCACCGGGCCCAGCATGAGCTCAATTGCTCCCTACAGGACCCCAGCAATGGTCGGTCAGCCAACGCCTCCATCATCCTCAACGTGCAAT TTAAGCCGGAGATTGCCCAGGTCGGTGCCAAGTACCAGGAAGCTCAGGGCCAGGGCCTCCTGGTGGTTCTTTTTGCCCTGGTACGTGCCAACCCACCTGCCAATGTGACCTGGATCGACCAGGATGGGCTGGTGACTGTCAACACCTCAGACTTCCTGGTGCTGGAAGCCCAGAATTACCACTGGCTCACCAACCACACTATACAGCTGCAGCTTCGCAGCCTGGCATACAACCTCTCTGTGGTAGCCACCAATGATGTGGGTGTCACCAGTGCTTCACTTCCGGCCCAAG GCCCCTCCCGACGTGCATCTCTGATCTCTCG TGACTCCAACAACCTGAAAGTCAACAATGTGCATCTGCTGCGGGAGAACCTGTCCCTTCCATGTAACCTTCAGCTCAATGACCTCACTCCAGATTCCAGAG GGAAACCAGCAGACCAGCAGATGGCTTGGAAAAACAGCCGACCAGAGCTTCCGGATTCAGAGCCTGGTGGCCTCCTCACCAGCCAAG GTTTCATCCGTCTACCAATGCTGGGCTACATCTATCGAGTGTCCAGTGTGAGCAGCGATGAGATCTGGCTCTGA
- the TMEM25 gene encoding transmembrane protein 25 isoform X5 produces MSLPPRPVTILHTLLLLPALLSSGTWPLPGQHPSSSLGQALLGSCLLLSPPFVLGWGELAPQINGQTWAKLALRENERYPFTCRVTGGSGIPQLSWYLDGQLQEASTSRLLTVGREAFSGGTSTFTVTAHRAQHELNCSLQDPSNGRSANASIILNVQFKPEIAQVGAKYQEAQGQGLLVVLFALVRANPPANVTWIDQDGLVTVNTSDFLVLEAQNYHWLTNHTIQLQLRSLAYNLSVVATNDVGVTSASLPAQGPSRRASLISRDSNNLKVNNVHLLRENLSLPCNLQLNDLTPDSRAGKPADQQMAWKNSRPELPDSEPGGLLTSQGFIRLPMLGYIYRVSSVSSDEIWL; encoded by the exons ATGTCGCTGCCTCCACGCCCAGTTACCATCCTACATACACTGCTGCTCCTGCCAGCCCTTTTGAGCTCAGGTACTTGGCCCTTACCTGGGCAGCACCCCTCTTCATCCCTTGGTCAAGCACTTTTGGGATCatgtctcctcctctctcctcccttcgtTTTGG GTTGGGGAGAGTTGGCGCCACAGATCAATGGTCAGACCTGGGCCAAGCTGGCACTTCGGGAGAATGAACGCTATCCCTTCACCTGCCGAGTGACAGGAGGGTCTGGCATCCCCCAGTTGTCCTGGTACCTGGATGGACAGCTGCAGGAGGCCAGCACCTCAAGGCTGCTGACTGTGGGTAGGGAGGCCTTCTCTGGAGGCACCAGCACCTTCACTGTCACAGCCCACCGGGCCCAGCATGAGCTCAATTGCTCCCTACAGGACCCCAGCAATGGTCGGTCAGCCAACGCCTCCATCATCCTCAACGTGCAAT TTAAGCCGGAGATTGCCCAGGTCGGTGCCAAGTACCAGGAAGCTCAGGGCCAGGGCCTCCTGGTGGTTCTTTTTGCCCTGGTACGTGCCAACCCACCTGCCAATGTGACCTGGATCGACCAGGATGGGCTGGTGACTGTCAACACCTCAGACTTCCTGGTGCTGGAAGCCCAGAATTACCACTGGCTCACCAACCACACTATACAGCTGCAGCTTCGCAGCCTGGCATACAACCTCTCTGTGGTAGCCACCAATGATGTGGGTGTCACCAGTGCTTCACTTCCGGCCCAAG GCCCCTCCCGACGTGCATCTCTGATCTCTCG TGACTCCAACAACCTGAAAGTCAACAATGTGCATCTGCTGCGGGAGAACCTGTCCCTTCCATGTAACCTTCAGCTCAATGACCTCACTCCAGATTCCAGAG CAGGGAAACCAGCAGACCAGCAGATGGCTTGGAAAAACAGCCGACCAGAGCTTCCGGATTCAGAGCCTGGTGGCCTCCTCACCAGCCAAG GTTTCATCCGTCTACCAATGCTGGGCTACATCTATCGAGTGTCCAGTGTGAGCAGCGATGAGATCTGGCTCTGA
- the TMEM25 gene encoding transmembrane protein 25 isoform X1: protein MSLPPRPVTILHTLLLLPALLSSGTWPLPGQHPSSSLGQALLGSCLLLSPPFVLGWGELAPQINGQTWAKLALRENERYPFTCRVTGGSGIPQLSWYLDGQLQEASTSRLLTVGREAFSGGTSTFTVTAHRAQHELNCSLQDPSNGRSANASIILNVQFKPEIAQVGAKYQEAQGQGLLVVLFALVRANPPANVTWIDQDGLVTVNTSDFLVLEAQNYHWLTNHTIQLQLRSLAYNLSVVATNDVGVTSASLPAQGLLATQVEVPLLGIIVAGGLSLGTLVAFSTLVACLVYRKEKKTKGPSRRASLISRDSNNLKVNNVHLLRENLSLPCNLQLNDLTPDSRAGKPADQQMAWKNSRPELPDSEPGGLLTSQGFIRLPMLGYIYRVSSVSSDEIWL, encoded by the exons ATGTCGCTGCCTCCACGCCCAGTTACCATCCTACATACACTGCTGCTCCTGCCAGCCCTTTTGAGCTCAGGTACTTGGCCCTTACCTGGGCAGCACCCCTCTTCATCCCTTGGTCAAGCACTTTTGGGATCatgtctcctcctctctcctcccttcgtTTTGG GTTGGGGAGAGTTGGCGCCACAGATCAATGGTCAGACCTGGGCCAAGCTGGCACTTCGGGAGAATGAACGCTATCCCTTCACCTGCCGAGTGACAGGAGGGTCTGGCATCCCCCAGTTGTCCTGGTACCTGGATGGACAGCTGCAGGAGGCCAGCACCTCAAGGCTGCTGACTGTGGGTAGGGAGGCCTTCTCTGGAGGCACCAGCACCTTCACTGTCACAGCCCACCGGGCCCAGCATGAGCTCAATTGCTCCCTACAGGACCCCAGCAATGGTCGGTCAGCCAACGCCTCCATCATCCTCAACGTGCAAT TTAAGCCGGAGATTGCCCAGGTCGGTGCCAAGTACCAGGAAGCTCAGGGCCAGGGCCTCCTGGTGGTTCTTTTTGCCCTGGTACGTGCCAACCCACCTGCCAATGTGACCTGGATCGACCAGGATGGGCTGGTGACTGTCAACACCTCAGACTTCCTGGTGCTGGAAGCCCAGAATTACCACTGGCTCACCAACCACACTATACAGCTGCAGCTTCGCAGCCTGGCATACAACCTCTCTGTGGTAGCCACCAATGATGTGGGTGTCACCAGTGCTTCACTTCCGGCCCAAG GACTCCTGGCCACTCAGGTGGAAGTGCCACTGCTGGGCATCATTGTGGCTGGAGGGCTATCCCTGGGCACCCTGGTGGCATTCAGCACCTTGGTGGCCTGCCTGGtctacaggaaagaaaagaagaccaaAG GCCCCTCCCGACGTGCATCTCTGATCTCTCG TGACTCCAACAACCTGAAAGTCAACAATGTGCATCTGCTGCGGGAGAACCTGTCCCTTCCATGTAACCTTCAGCTCAATGACCTCACTCCAGATTCCAGAG CAGGGAAACCAGCAGACCAGCAGATGGCTTGGAAAAACAGCCGACCAGAGCTTCCGGATTCAGAGCCTGGTGGCCTCCTCACCAGCCAAG GTTTCATCCGTCTACCAATGCTGGGCTACATCTATCGAGTGTCCAGTGTGAGCAGCGATGAGATCTGGCTCTGA
- the TMEM25 gene encoding transmembrane protein 25 isoform X7 codes for MSLPPRPVTILHTLLLLPALLSSGWGELAPQINGQTWAKLALRENERYPFTCRVTGGSGIPQLSWYLDGQLQEASTSRLLTVGREAFSGGTSTFTVTAHRAQHELNCSLQDPSNGRSANASIILNVQFKPEIAQVGAKYQEAQGQGLLVVLFALVRANPPANVTWIDQDGLVTVNTSDFLVLEAQNYHWLTNHTIQLQLRSLAYNLSVVATNDVGVTSASLPAQGPSRRASLISRDSNNLKVNNVHLLRENLSLPCNLQLNDLTPDSRGKPADQQMAWKNSRPELPDSEPGGLLTSQGFIRLPMLGYIYRVSSVSSDEIWL; via the exons ATGTCGCTGCCTCCACGCCCAGTTACCATCCTACATACACTGCTGCTCCTGCCAGCCCTTTTGAGCTCAG GTTGGGGAGAGTTGGCGCCACAGATCAATGGTCAGACCTGGGCCAAGCTGGCACTTCGGGAGAATGAACGCTATCCCTTCACCTGCCGAGTGACAGGAGGGTCTGGCATCCCCCAGTTGTCCTGGTACCTGGATGGACAGCTGCAGGAGGCCAGCACCTCAAGGCTGCTGACTGTGGGTAGGGAGGCCTTCTCTGGAGGCACCAGCACCTTCACTGTCACAGCCCACCGGGCCCAGCATGAGCTCAATTGCTCCCTACAGGACCCCAGCAATGGTCGGTCAGCCAACGCCTCCATCATCCTCAACGTGCAAT TTAAGCCGGAGATTGCCCAGGTCGGTGCCAAGTACCAGGAAGCTCAGGGCCAGGGCCTCCTGGTGGTTCTTTTTGCCCTGGTACGTGCCAACCCACCTGCCAATGTGACCTGGATCGACCAGGATGGGCTGGTGACTGTCAACACCTCAGACTTCCTGGTGCTGGAAGCCCAGAATTACCACTGGCTCACCAACCACACTATACAGCTGCAGCTTCGCAGCCTGGCATACAACCTCTCTGTGGTAGCCACCAATGATGTGGGTGTCACCAGTGCTTCACTTCCGGCCCAAG GCCCCTCCCGACGTGCATCTCTGATCTCTCG TGACTCCAACAACCTGAAAGTCAACAATGTGCATCTGCTGCGGGAGAACCTGTCCCTTCCATGTAACCTTCAGCTCAATGACCTCACTCCAGATTCCAGAG GGAAACCAGCAGACCAGCAGATGGCTTGGAAAAACAGCCGACCAGAGCTTCCGGATTCAGAGCCTGGTGGCCTCCTCACCAGCCAAG GTTTCATCCGTCTACCAATGCTGGGCTACATCTATCGAGTGTCCAGTGTGAGCAGCGATGAGATCTGGCTCTGA